In the Stegostoma tigrinum isolate sSteTig4 chromosome 42, sSteTig4.hap1, whole genome shotgun sequence genome, CCCAACCTCCCTCAGGCAACCTGACAATTCAATGggaacaaaaggaggccattcggcccccaAACCCCCTGTGCCTATTCTGTCACTGAgcaagataatggctgatctttgaCTCTACTCCATTGAGCaccttttgtaaaaaaaaattcccaatctcagattttaaaaCTGACCAGTGATCAGGCTGTCTGCAAAAACATTACTCTGGAGGAATAACTGCATCAGTGGTCCTCAGAAAATGCGAGTTTGACTCAACAAGGTTGGGCATAAGGAGAATGTAAATTTCATGCcaacctccctcaccccatcctttAACCAGAGTTACAGCATTGCAGTAAGTCACTGAACTACTTCTTGTTACAATTACAATCTTGAAATGTAAACTTAGATCATCCTTAATTAATAAATAAACACTGGCACGGCAAAACGATACACCTGAACATTGCTGGGGTAGTCACAGTTCAGGATCTGAGTGCCAAAGAGGAGATTTTACTCTCCCAGTTCAAGTGGTCTGTCAATGCAGCTGCTGTGAGGCTGTTTCATAACGTATTTCAGTAGATTTTGGGACAATGTAAATGGACGTTAGGACgattggggaatcaagggttgggAGGACATGCAGAAAAATGGGCTTCAGGATCATTAGACCAGTCATCAAGTGATGGAGCAGACtggattggctgaatggcctaattctgttgcTAGGTCTGATGGATGTGTTGCGCACCGGCCTAATCCCTTGTTGTCCTCGCCCACAGATCTCCCTGACCAAACAACAATGCGAAGGCTCCTTTTGGGCTGCCTGCTGGTTGGGGGCTTGGCAGCATTGGCCAATGCCTGCCCCTTCCACTGCGTGTGCCAGAACCTGTCGGACTCGCTCAGCACGCTGTGCGCCAACAAGGGGCTGCTGTTTGTGCCGGTGAACATTGACCGGCGCACGGTGGAGTTGCGGCTGGCTGACAACTTCATCCGGGCGGTGGGGCAGCGGGACTTTGTCAACATGTCGGGCCTGGTGGACCTCACCCTGTCCCGCAACACTATCGGCTCCATCCAGCCGTTTGCTTTCGCCGACCTGGAGAGCCTGCGCTCGCTGCACCTGGACGGTAACCGGCTCACCAGGCTGCAGGACCACAATCTGAGCGGCATGGTCAACCTGCAGCACCTCATCATCAACAACAACCAGCTGGTCAGTATCGGCGCCACTGCCTTCGACGACTTCCTGCTCACCCTGGAGGACCTGGACCTGTCGTTCAACAACCTGCAGCAGGTACCCTGGCAGGCGGTCCGCGCCATGGTCAACCTCCACACCCTCAACCTGGACCACAACCTCATCGAGCACATGGTGGCAGGCACCTTCCAACAGCTGGTCAAGCTGGCGCGGCTTGACATGACGTCCAACCGGCTGCGCACGCTGCCACCCGACCCACTCTTCTCGCGCTCCCAGGCCACGCCGCTggcccttccttccacctccaccGCCTCCTCTGTCGCCGCGGTGGCGCTCAGCTTTGGCGGCAACCCCCTGCACTGCAACTGCGAGCTGCTCTGGCTCCGGCGCCTGACCCGCCACAACGACCTGGAGACGTGCGCTGCCCCTGCCCACCTGGCGGGCAGGTACTTCTGGTCGGTGCCGGAGGAGGAGTTCATCTGCGAACCGCCGCTGATCACCCGCCACACCCACCGGGTCTGGATCCTCGAGGGGCAGCGGGCCACCCTCAAGTGCCGGGCCGTGGGCGACCCGGAGCCCACCATCCACTGGGTGTCGCCAGGGGACAAGATCGTGGTCAACTCGTCGCGGGTCACCTCCTACCGCAACGGCACCCTGGACATCCTGGTGGCCACCGTGGCCGACGACGGGCCT is a window encoding:
- the LOC125449376 gene encoding leucine-rich repeat and fibronectin type-III domain-containing protein 4-like, coding for MRRLLLGCLLVGGLAALANACPFHCVCQNLSDSLSTLCANKGLLFVPVNIDRRTVELRLADNFIRAVGQRDFVNMSGLVDLTLSRNTIGSIQPFAFADLESLRSLHLDGNRLTRLQDHNLSGMVNLQHLIINNNQLVSIGATAFDDFLLTLEDLDLSFNNLQQVPWQAVRAMVNLHTLNLDHNLIEHMVAGTFQQLVKLARLDMTSNRLRTLPPDPLFSRSQATPLALPSTSTASSVAAVALSFGGNPLHCNCELLWLRRLTRHNDLETCAAPAHLAGRYFWSVPEEEFICEPPLITRHTHRVWILEGQRATLKCRAVGDPEPTIHWVSPGDKIVVNSSRVTSYRNGTLDILVATVADDGPYACFATNAAGESSALADLKIIPLPHGGNGSARAPHRRPGSSDITTSNRPPRRRPEDQQEEEEEEDEETDGEEGEMEEEIVAVLDVTDTSALVHWPTAGSPRRVWMYQIQYNSSVDETLVYRIVPSNNRAFTLRNLAPGAEYDLCVLAIYGDTETQLAATRVLGCTRFGTKEEEYPHCRLLRAHFLGGTLSVAVGGAVMVALLVFGVAALLKLRGYGGRHMPKVSDVYSQTNGAAPRLVDLGVRERAKAPRRKTKPRARARGHQTESATTPLPPAPLPKASRSCSFDLGSSSSTARRGYAKRLSVVWTRRSRSVHGTLLRYAETGVAVGRGEEGIFGGSQELEESIV